A genomic region of Salvelinus namaycush isolate Seneca chromosome 7, SaNama_1.0, whole genome shotgun sequence contains the following coding sequences:
- the LOC120050463 gene encoding ankyrin repeat domain-containing protein SOWAHC-like, protein MATECTQEVVVQFLTDRGGRVKKQEFIDYFKAVFPEDPDQKAIVREKFKGYVDNVAFVKLENGVKCVCLKNKYRVEKDSACNGNGTGTFLEQDSSTPVLSKSYKNLIEDCAPQLHLSASSAGGVRSWETTANDAQQQISPGSGYGTDNAAGVRPPDISGIILEGNILERAASTRFVVQNNSLSDMGNALGLGGNGEQKLTKEDIQTLQPHDIPQIAVIETSPLPTAADGSMFHLPGRPFPTNAQDSLLSSHPSSEHGADEGHNYDSLLSKSGSDSNTPKGSHNNVIELMMNSSPQVQRSMVLRNSVYLSAKYRDCARSDSDSASVVSVTLDPLEHEWMMCASDGQWESLHRLLSCEPNLAMKKDFVTGFTCLHWAAKQGKQELLALIVNFAKQHTVPININARSSAGYTPLHLAAMHNHVEVVKLLVGAYDADVEARDYNGKRACQYLTSSVAVDIRDIIGAGGVADSDSENTDSGGHWRLSKVLQSNLMPLKLHNHSEEDTGDGAGQARQQPLRRKSSLSKMRPKLQKIRFRSSQIVHSTSFPAHCETEELNGSRKSSFKSRPISNLFG, encoded by the coding sequence ATGGCGACCGAGTGCACCCAAGAAGTGGTCGTACAATTTCTGACCGATCGAGGAGGGAGAGTGAAAAAACAGGAATTCATTGACTATTTCAAAGCTGTTTTCCCGGAAGACCCTGACCAGAAAGCAATTGTTCGGGAGAAATTCAAGGGATACGTGGACAACGTCGCATTTGTAAAATTGGAGAATGGAGTTAAATGtgtatgtttaaaaaataagtatCGAGTGGAGAAAGACAGCGCGTGCAATGGCAACGGGACAGGCACCTTTTTGGAACAAGATAGCAGCACCCCTGTCCTATCCAAATCATATAAGAACTTGATTGAAGATTGTGCACCACAACTGCATCTGTCAGCATCTTCTGCTGGGGGTGTGCGCTCTTGGGAAACCACAGCAAACGACGCACAACAACAAATTTCACCTGGCTCGGGTTACGGAACTGACAATGCCGCAGGAGTGAGACCGCCTGACATTTCCGGAATTATATTGGAAGGTAACATTTTAGAAAGAGCTGCGTCAACAAGGTTTGTAGTTCAGAATAATAGTTTATCAGACATGGGAAATGCGTTAGGCCTTGGTGGCAATGGAGAGCAGAAATTGACCAAGGAGGACATTCAGACATTGCAACCGCACGACATACCGCAAATTGCAGTGATTGAGACGTCACCTTTACCTACAGCCGCGGATGGCTCTATGTTCCACTTACCCGGACGTCCATTCCCAACTAATGCACAGGACAGCCTGCTGTCCAGTCACCCTTCATCAGAGCACGGGGCAGATGAAGGCCATAATTATGATTCGCTACTGAGCAAATCAGGGAGTGACAGCAACACACCTAAAGGTAGCCATAATAACGTTATTGAGCTCATGATGAACAGCTCCCCCCAGGTGCAACGCAGCATGGTGTTGAGGAACTCCGTCTACCTGTCTGCAAAGTACAGGGACTGTGCCCGGAGCGACAGTGACTCTGCCTCTGTGGTTTCAGTCACTCTGGACCCGTTGGAACACGAATGGATGATGTGTGCATCCGACGGCCAATGGGAGAGTCTCCACCGCCTCCTTTCCTGTGAACCGAACCTTGCCATGAAGAAGGATTTTGTGACTGGGTTCACCTGCCTGCACTGGGCTGCCAAGCAAGGCAAACAAGAACTGCTGGCACTTATCGTGAACTTTGCCAAACAACACACGGTGCCCATCAACATCAACGCCCGGTCAAGTGCCGGCTACACACCACTACATCTAGCAGCAATGCACAACCATGTTGAAGTGGTGAAGTTACTGGTAGGAGCCTACGACGCAGACGTCGAGGCCAGAGATTACAATGGGAAAAGGGCGTGTCAGTATCTTACGAGCAGCGTGGCCGTCGATATCCGTGACATCATCGGGGCGGGTGGTGTCGCCGACTCGGACTCAGAGAACACAGACTCTGGGGGGCATTGGAGGTTGTCTAAAGTTCTCCAGTCTAATCTGATGCCCCTCAAACTGCACAATCACAGTGAGGAGGACACAGGTGATGGAGCAGGGCAGGCCAGACAGCAACCCTTGCGAAGGAAATCATCCCTTAGCAAGATGAGGCCCAAACTTCAGAAGATCCGCTTCAGATCTTCGCAGATAGTTCACAGCACTTCGTTCCCAGCACACTGTGAGACAGAGGAGCTTAACGGGTCCAGGAAAAGCTCATTTAAATCCAGACCCATATCAAATCTGTTTGGCTGA
- the LOC120051258 gene encoding septin-11-like isoform X1, whose product MTTSDIAQGDKNARPLSLSGHVGFDSLPHQLVNKSTCQGFCFNILCIGETGIGKSTLMDTLFNTNFENFESSHFEPKVKLRAQTYDLQESNVRLKLTIVNTVGFGDQMNKQESYQHVVDYIDTQFESYLQEELKIKRSLHNYHDSRIHACLYFIAPSGHSLKSLDLVTMKKLDSKVNIIPVIAKADTISKSELHKFKIKIMSELVSNGVQIYQFPTDDETVSKINTAMNGILPFAVVGSSEEVKIGNKMVKARQYPWGVVQVENENHCDFVKLREMLICVNMEDLREQTHTRHYELYRRCKLEEMGFTDTNPESKPVSLQETYEAKRHEFLGDLQRREEEMRQMFVQRVKEKETELKEAERELQGKFEQLKRLHSEEKSKLDEKRRSLEDEINTFSKKKAAAELLQGQSFNTNANLKKDKDRKKSPEMEAKDVNLTCDEATNQNHNCCFRNL is encoded by the exons ATGACTACGTCGGATATTGCTCAGGGG GACAAAAATGCCCGGCCCCTGTCCTTGTCTGGCCATGTTGGCTTTGACAGCCTACCTCACCAGCTGGTCAACAAATCAACATGTCAAGGTTTCTGCTTCAATATCCTCTGTATTG GCGAAACTGGTATTGGCAAATCCACCCTAATGGACACACTGTTCAACACTAACTTTGAGAACTTTGAGTCGTCTCACTTCGAGCCCAAGGTGAAGCTGCGAGCGCAGACCTATGACCTGCAGGAGAGCAACGTGCGACTCAAGCTGACCATCGTCAACACAGTGGGCTTTGGGGACCAGAtgaacaagcaggagag CTACCAGCATGTTGTGGACTACATTGACACCCAGTTCGAGTCGTATCTACAGGAGGAGTTGAAGATCAAGCGGTCCCTTCACAACTACCACGACTCCCGTATCCATGCCTGTCTCTACTTCATCGCCCCTTCAGGACACTCTCTCAAGTCCCTAGACCTGGTCACCATGAAGAAACTGGACAGCAAG gtcaacatcattCCTGTCATCGCCAAAGCAGACACCATCTCCAAGAGCGAGCTCCACAAGTTTAAGATCAAGATCATGAGTGAGTTGGTCAGTAACGGTGTCCAGATCTACCAGTTCCCTACCGACGACGAGACCGTCTCCAAGATCAACACGGCCATGAAT GGTATCCTGCCTTTTGCTGTTGTGGGGAGCTCAGAGGAGGTGAAGATTGGAAATAAGATGGTCAAAGCTCGACAGTATCCCTGGGGTGTGGTGCAAG TGGAGAATGAGAACCACTGTGACTTTGTGAAGCTGAGGGAGATGCTGATTTGTGTGAACATGGAGGACCTGAGGGAGCAGACCCACACGCGCCACTACGAGCTCTACCGCCGCTGCAAACTGGAGGAGATGGGATTCACAGACACGAACCCAGAGAGCAAGCCAGTCAG CCTGCAGGAGACCTATGAAGCCAAGCGTCACGAATTCCTGGGAGATTTGCagcggagagaggaggagatgaggcaGATGTTTGTCCAGAGAGTCAAGGAAAAGGAGACTGAGCTGAAGGAAGCCGAGAGAGAg TTGCAAGGGAAGTTTGAGCAGCTGAAGAGACTGCACTCTGAGGAGAAGAGCAAGCTGGATGAGAAGAGACGGTCTCTGGAGGACGAGATCAACACCTTCAGCAAGAAGAAAGCAGCTGCCGAGCTGCTCCAAGGCCAGTCCTTCAACACTAACGCCAACCTCAAGAAGGACAAAGACCGTAAAAA GAGTCCAGAAATGGAAGCGAAGGATGTTAACTTGACTTGTGACGAGGCTACTAACCAAAACCACAACTGTTGCTTCAGAAACCTGTGA
- the LOC120051258 gene encoding septin-10-like isoform X2 produces the protein MTTSDIAQGDKNARPLSLSGHVGFDSLPHQLVNKSTCQGFCFNILCIGETGIGKSTLMDTLFNTNFENFESSHFEPKVKLRAQTYDLQESNVRLKLTIVNTVGFGDQMNKQESYQHVVDYIDTQFESYLQEELKIKRSLHNYHDSRIHACLYFIAPSGHSLKSLDLVTMKKLDSKVNIIPVIAKADTISKSELHKFKIKIMSELVSNGVQIYQFPTDDETVSKINTAMNGILPFAVVGSSEEVKIGNKMVKARQYPWGVVQVENENHCDFVKLREMLICVNMEDLREQTHTRHYELYRRCKLEEMGFTDTNPESKPVSLQETYEAKRHEFLGDLQRREEEMRQMFVQRVKEKETELKEAERELQGKFEQLKRLHSEEKSKLDEKRRSLEDEINTFSKKKAAAELLQGQSFNTNANLKKDKDRKNSGFM, from the exons ATGACTACGTCGGATATTGCTCAGGGG GACAAAAATGCCCGGCCCCTGTCCTTGTCTGGCCATGTTGGCTTTGACAGCCTACCTCACCAGCTGGTCAACAAATCAACATGTCAAGGTTTCTGCTTCAATATCCTCTGTATTG GCGAAACTGGTATTGGCAAATCCACCCTAATGGACACACTGTTCAACACTAACTTTGAGAACTTTGAGTCGTCTCACTTCGAGCCCAAGGTGAAGCTGCGAGCGCAGACCTATGACCTGCAGGAGAGCAACGTGCGACTCAAGCTGACCATCGTCAACACAGTGGGCTTTGGGGACCAGAtgaacaagcaggagag CTACCAGCATGTTGTGGACTACATTGACACCCAGTTCGAGTCGTATCTACAGGAGGAGTTGAAGATCAAGCGGTCCCTTCACAACTACCACGACTCCCGTATCCATGCCTGTCTCTACTTCATCGCCCCTTCAGGACACTCTCTCAAGTCCCTAGACCTGGTCACCATGAAGAAACTGGACAGCAAG gtcaacatcattCCTGTCATCGCCAAAGCAGACACCATCTCCAAGAGCGAGCTCCACAAGTTTAAGATCAAGATCATGAGTGAGTTGGTCAGTAACGGTGTCCAGATCTACCAGTTCCCTACCGACGACGAGACCGTCTCCAAGATCAACACGGCCATGAAT GGTATCCTGCCTTTTGCTGTTGTGGGGAGCTCAGAGGAGGTGAAGATTGGAAATAAGATGGTCAAAGCTCGACAGTATCCCTGGGGTGTGGTGCAAG TGGAGAATGAGAACCACTGTGACTTTGTGAAGCTGAGGGAGATGCTGATTTGTGTGAACATGGAGGACCTGAGGGAGCAGACCCACACGCGCCACTACGAGCTCTACCGCCGCTGCAAACTGGAGGAGATGGGATTCACAGACACGAACCCAGAGAGCAAGCCAGTCAG CCTGCAGGAGACCTATGAAGCCAAGCGTCACGAATTCCTGGGAGATTTGCagcggagagaggaggagatgaggcaGATGTTTGTCCAGAGAGTCAAGGAAAAGGAGACTGAGCTGAAGGAAGCCGAGAGAGAg TTGCAAGGGAAGTTTGAGCAGCTGAAGAGACTGCACTCTGAGGAGAAGAGCAAGCTGGATGAGAAGAGACGGTCTCTGGAGGACGAGATCAACACCTTCAGCAAGAAGAAAGCAGCTGCCGAGCTGCTCCAAGGCCAGTCCTTCAACACTAACGCCAACCTCAAGAAGGACAAAGACCGTAAAAA CTCTGGGTTCATGTGA